In Stomoxys calcitrans chromosome 2, idStoCalc2.1, whole genome shotgun sequence, the following proteins share a genomic window:
- the LOC106083793 gene encoding uncharacterized protein LOC106083793 isoform X3 encodes MEFDAVEEEVATSLSIKPSVSTGGKHDAESQVFKRLLTLSVQLSQLEKLEKLDDPRDLDNLLTEIFEKSRSGVNKYQHCHIETKEASGFKYLIVDILRDLGQLVQTSEIRFLLIVTVAVLCGWFLHKRYRIGLLALFGGSLFIFGYIHTYLECNREMEVNQMIEFTKLANKQSQGNKGPNGVWGIIQRYFSSSESVQEEELLRKSTRLSLGFCRPDHVLIMYFNDIFMKYLEALIGQCTKTLLSLHENLGFPFNIIAGFLLIGLIGFIVKLVFHYTLNPAHWVHLIRPTAQFMPSPHHPLPQNNSNHVPSVDHISGENLKILLKTMNAMNAMPISKQPTNTVSGIEEVRESIEGPAERESAIVQDKETSSKVQDNNNAQKTDCKTNVLLEDLPADS; translated from the exons caTGATGCCGAAAGCCAAGTGTTTAAACGTTTGCTAACGTTGTCCGTGCAATTATCACAGTTGGAAAAATTGGAAAAGCTGGACGATCCGCGAGATTTGGACAATTTGTTAACAGAGATATTCGAAAAAAGTCGTAGCGGTGTTAATAAATATCAGCATTGCCATATTGAAACAAAGGAAGCAAGTGGTTTTAAATATTTGATTGTTGATATTTTGCGCGATTTGGGACAGCTTGTACAAACATCTGAG ATTCGATTCCTATTGATCGTTACCGTTGCTGTGTTATGTGGATGGTTTTTGCACAAACGTTATCGCATTGGCCTTTTGGCTTTGTTTGGCGGTAGTCttttcatatttggatacataCATACTTATTTGGAATGCAATCGT GAAATGGAAGTTAATCAAATGATTGAATTTACAAAACTGGCAAACAAACAATCTCAAGGCAACAAAGGTCCAAATGGGGTTTGGGGCATTATTCAACGTTATTTTTCTAGCTCCGAAAGTGTGCAGGAGGAGGAACTTTTAAG GAAATCAACAAGATTGTCTTTGGGTTTCTGTCGCCCCGATCATGTGCTTATAATGTATTTTAATGACatatttatgaaatatttaGAAGCTTTAATAGGACAGTGCACCAAAACCTTGTTATCGTTACATGAAAACTTGGGATTTCCGTTCAATATCATTGCAGGGTTTTTACTCATAGGCCTCATCGGTTTTATAGTAAAGTTGGTGTTCCATTACACGTTAAATCCAGCACATTGGGTTCATTTAATTCGCCCCACCGCGCAGTTTATGCCTTCACCCCACCATCCTTTGCCGCAAAATAATTCTAACCATGTTCCTAGTGTCGATCATATATCTggtgaaaatcttaaaattttattgaaaacaatgaATGCCATGAATGCTATGCCCATTAGCAAGCAACCAACAAATACTGTGTCTGGAATAGAAGAGGTGCGGGAGTCCATTGAAGGTCCTGCGGAAAGGGAAAGCGCTATTGTCCAAGACAAAGAAACATCGTCCAAGGTTCAAGATAACAATAATGCACAGAAAACGGATTGCAAAACGAACGTTTTACTGGAGGACTTGCCTGCCGATTCATGA
- the LOC106083793 gene encoding uncharacterized protein LOC106083793 isoform X2, translating into MIGKEMRHVNKIAPLFGTVTFTAAKVTEVVDIKTILVGDCHDAESQVFKRLLTLSVQLSQLEKLEKLDDPRDLDNLLTEIFEKSRSGVNKYQHCHIETKEASGFKYLIVDILRDLGQLVQTSEIRFLLIVTVAVLCGWFLHKRYRIGLLALFGGSLFIFGYIHTYLECNREMEVNQMIEFTKLANKQSQGNKGPNGVWGIIQRYFSSSESVQEEELLRKSTRLSLGFCRPDHVLIMYFNDIFMKYLEALIGQCTKTLLSLHENLGFPFNIIAGFLLIGLIGFIVKLVFHYTLNPAHWVHLIRPTAQFMPSPHHPLPQNNSNHVPSVDHISGENLKILLKTMNAMNAMPISKQPTNTVSGIEEVRESIEGPAERESAIVQDKETSSKVQDNNNAQKTDCKTNVLLEDLPADS; encoded by the exons ATGATTGGCAAAGAGATGCGTCATGTGAACAAAATTGCGCCTCTATTTGGAACAGTCACTTTTACGGCAGCAAAAGTGACTGAAGTTGTGGACATTAAAACAATTCTTGTGGGGGATTGT caTGATGCCGAAAGCCAAGTGTTTAAACGTTTGCTAACGTTGTCCGTGCAATTATCACAGTTGGAAAAATTGGAAAAGCTGGACGATCCGCGAGATTTGGACAATTTGTTAACAGAGATATTCGAAAAAAGTCGTAGCGGTGTTAATAAATATCAGCATTGCCATATTGAAACAAAGGAAGCAAGTGGTTTTAAATATTTGATTGTTGATATTTTGCGCGATTTGGGACAGCTTGTACAAACATCTGAG ATTCGATTCCTATTGATCGTTACCGTTGCTGTGTTATGTGGATGGTTTTTGCACAAACGTTATCGCATTGGCCTTTTGGCTTTGTTTGGCGGTAGTCttttcatatttggatacataCATACTTATTTGGAATGCAATCGT GAAATGGAAGTTAATCAAATGATTGAATTTACAAAACTGGCAAACAAACAATCTCAAGGCAACAAAGGTCCAAATGGGGTTTGGGGCATTATTCAACGTTATTTTTCTAGCTCCGAAAGTGTGCAGGAGGAGGAACTTTTAAG GAAATCAACAAGATTGTCTTTGGGTTTCTGTCGCCCCGATCATGTGCTTATAATGTATTTTAATGACatatttatgaaatatttaGAAGCTTTAATAGGACAGTGCACCAAAACCTTGTTATCGTTACATGAAAACTTGGGATTTCCGTTCAATATCATTGCAGGGTTTTTACTCATAGGCCTCATCGGTTTTATAGTAAAGTTGGTGTTCCATTACACGTTAAATCCAGCACATTGGGTTCATTTAATTCGCCCCACCGCGCAGTTTATGCCTTCACCCCACCATCCTTTGCCGCAAAATAATTCTAACCATGTTCCTAGTGTCGATCATATATCTggtgaaaatcttaaaattttattgaaaacaatgaATGCCATGAATGCTATGCCCATTAGCAAGCAACCAACAAATACTGTGTCTGGAATAGAAGAGGTGCGGGAGTCCATTGAAGGTCCTGCGGAAAGGGAAAGCGCTATTGTCCAAGACAAAGAAACATCGTCCAAGGTTCAAGATAACAATAATGCACAGAAAACGGATTGCAAAACGAACGTTTTACTGGAGGACTTGCCTGCCGATTCATGA